The Medicago truncatula cultivar Jemalong A17 chromosome 4, MtrunA17r5.0-ANR, whole genome shotgun sequence genome includes a region encoding these proteins:
- the LOC25493322 gene encoding protein ROH1 produces the protein MPSTENQSPSSSSFSSFGRSLFGMRQDQVHSVEASHESDSCNLELGSFQKRVTDRFNELSGAGDDELLSIDWMQKLLTAFICCHDEFRAILLNNKEQLSKPPMDRMTSEFIERSVKALDICNAGRDGIENIRGWQKQLEIVSCALGSNKRPLTEGQFRRARKALMDLALSMIDEKESGSVFSQRHRSFGRHNSSKDSHSSSTRHSRSHSWSVSRSWSAAKQLQSIANNLVPPRANEIAANKGLSVSVYTMNCILLFVLWTLVAAIPCQDRGLNIHFPIPKQFTWSTAVASLYDRILDESKKKEHRNSSGLLKEIYQIETATRHLTDLVDSAQFPLTEEHIMEVEQDLKELKLASEAFRVGLDPLERHVREVFRKIVDSRTEGLDSLGTSSYTGQ, from the coding sequence ATGCCTTCCACGGAAAATCAGAGCCCTTCTTCTTCATCGTTTTCGTCGTTTGGCAGATCGTTGTTTGGTATGAGGCAGGACCAGGTTCATTCTGTGGAAGCAAGTCATGAATCGGATTCGTGTAATCTAGAGCTTGGATCATTCCAAAAGCGTGTTACAGATCGTTTTAATGAACTTTCTGGGGCCGGTGATGATGAATTGCTCTCGATTGATTGGATGCAGAAGCTCCTCACTGCATTTATCTGCTGCCATGATGAATTCAGAGCCATTCTGTTGAATAATAAAGAGCAGTTATCGAAACCTCCCATGGATCGTATGACATCTGAATTCATTGAGAGGTCGGTCAAGGCACTAGACATTTGTAATGCGGGGAGAGATGGGATTGAGAATATCCGTGGGTGGCAAAAGCAACTGGAAATTGTGAGTTGTGCTTTGGGTTCAAATAAGCGACCATTGACCGAAGGGCAGTTTAGGAGGGCGAGAAAGGCACTGATGGATTTAGCACTGTCAATGATTGATGAGAAAGAATCAGGATCTGTTTTTTCTCAGCGTCATAGATCTTTTGGGAGGCATAACTCGAGCAAGGATAGTCATTCGAGTTCGACTAGGCATTCAAGATCACATTCATGGAGTGTCTCTAGGTCCTGGTCCGCAGCCAAGCAACTACAGTCCATTGCAAATAACCTGGTTCCACCTCGTGCAAATGAGATTGCTGCAAATAAAGGGCTTTCAGTTTCTGTTTATACAATGAATTGTAttctcttgtttgttttgtgGACCCTTGTTGCAGCTATTCCTTGTCAGGATAGGGGTTTAAACATTCATTTTCCAATCCCGAAGCAATTTACATGGAGCACTGCAGTTGCCTCACTTTACGACCGGATCCTGGACGAGTCAAAGAAGAAAGAGCACCGGAACTCAAGCGGCTTGCTGAAGGAGATATATCAAATTGAGACAGCCACCCGCCACTTGACGGACCTGGTAGATTCTGCTCAGTTTCCATTGACCGAGGAACATATAATGGAAGTTGAACAGGATTTGAAGGAGCTGAAGCTTGCTTCAGAAGCTTTTAGAGTTGGGTTGGATCCATTGGAGCGCCACGTGAGGGAGGTGTTCCGAAAGATAGTGGATAGCCGAACTGAGGGGCTTGATTCCCTTGGCACGTCAAGCTATACAGGGCAATGA
- the LOC25493323 gene encoding protein FAM135B isoform X3, which yields MFRRFRWFVGLNQKNLSTKRLVNADQPGPTRPNHLPNLDAVHEVAIYIHRFHNLDLFEQGWYKIKVTMRLEVGEDSYPGIPARVVQYEAAAPEVGSDNLCRVWMIDDTDNSFSTPPFQIRYARQDVFLSIMISFYLAFGDYEGESTAVILKFELMHAPMTATGSDLQGSLDACSASVHEYKIPPKALLGLHSYCPIHFDAFHAVMVDTSVHISLLKASYHTIRQKVPRDSEGNYAEDYVGSNKVMLIKALMAAHDILLEDLRRISTGIDQAIDLTEITFESDDTKWFDLTPAARVQSIDGEQSLQLPDREEDATHNINYLTEESVQPFSWDDHLLNSFQSLANQLLYLWNVFLKFHRENKTKILEFLRKSWAIDRRTEWSIWMVYSKVAMPHQYMHNKVEGTSLHHSLHRSSLNTRRLIDDPIQTAIMRAELHRRGISQMRINNRALQDMYIFGDPLLVPIIIVERVTNVYRSASLNSNFISVENDARHVLSNGSRSTNKFCGSSQQNGHVLRVVVFVHGFQGNHLDLRLVRNQWLLIDPEIQFLMSEANEEKTSGDFREMGFRLAQEVISFLKRKMDKASRRRNLRDIKLSFVGHSIGNLIVRAALAESMMEPYLRYLYTYVSISGPHLGYMYSSNSLFNSGLWLLKKFKGTQCIHQLTFTDDPDLENTFIYNLSKEKTLENFRNVFLLSSPQDGYVPYHSARIELCPAASSDFSKRGKIFLQMLNNCLDQIRTSSDHRIIMRCDVNFNASSYGRNLNTLIGRAAHIEFLESDIFAKFIMWSFPEMFR from the exons ATGTTTCGGAGATTTAGATGGTTTGTTGGTTTGAATCAAAAGAATTTGTCAACTAAAAGGTTGGTCAATGCTGATCAACCTGGCCCAACAAGGCCAAATCACTTGCCTAATCTTGATGCTGTTCATGAAGTTGCAATTTATATTCATAGATTTCATAATCTTGATCTTTTTGAACAAGG ATGGTACAAAATTAAGGTTACTATGAGATTGGAGGTTGGTGAAGATTCTTATCCCGGGATTCCGGCGAGGGTTGTTCAGTATGAAG CTGCAGCTCCTGAAGTAGGTTCTGACAATTTATGTAGAGTTTGGATGATCGATGACACGGACAACAGTTTTTCAACACCGCCATTCCAGATTAGATATGCAAGGCAGGATGTATTTCTTTCTATCATGATCTCATTCTACCTAGCTTTTGGTGATTATGAG GGAGAATCAACTGCTGTTATCTTGAAGTTTGAACTGATGCATGCTCCTATGACTGCTACTGG GTCTGATTTACAAGGTTCCCTGGATGCATGTTCTGCTTCTGTTCATGAATATAAAATCCCCCCTAAAGCTCTTCTGGGATTACATTCATATTGTCCTATCCACTTTGATGCTTTCCATGCTGTCATGGTTGATACAAGTGTTCACATTAGTTTACTAAAAGCTAGTTATCACACAATTCGACAGAAGGTACCAAG GGATTCAGAAGGCAATTACGCTGAAGATTATGTTGGGTCAAACAAG GTGATGCTCATCAAAGCATTGATGGCCGCACATGATATCCTGCTTGAAGATCTTAGAAGAATAAGTACAGGCATTGACCAAGCTATTGATTTGACTGAAATCACGTTTGAATCAGATGATACAAAATGGTTTGATTTGACTCCAGCAGCACGTGTCCAAAGTATTGATGGTGAACAATCACTTCAGCTGCCTGATAGGGAAGAA GATGCTACTCATAATATCAATTATCTAACCGAGGAATCAGTTCAACCTTTTTCTTGGGATGATCATCTGTTAAACTCTTTTCAGTCTCTAGCGAATCAGCTCTTATATCTCTGGAATGTATTTCTGAAATTCCACAG ggaaaacaaaacaaaaatacttgAATTTCTGCGCAAATCCTGGGCTATAGATCGGAGAACTGAATGGTCAATATGGATGGTGTACTCAAAGGTTGCGATGCCTCATCAATATATGCACAACAAAGTTGAGGGGACATCATTGCACCATAGCTTACACAGAAGTTCGTTAAATACAAGGAGGCTGATCGATGAT CCTATTCAAACTGCAATAATGCGTGCAGAACTTCATAGGCGAGGTATATCACAAATGAGG ATCAACAACCGGGCGCTTCAAgacatgtatatatttggaGATCCTTTGCTTGTTCCTATTATTATTGTAGAACGCGTGACAAACGTGTACCGTTCTGCCAGTTTGAATTCAAACTTCATTTCTGTGGAGAATGATGCAAGGCATGTCCTAAGCAATGGTTCCAGGTCCACAAACAAGTTTTGTGGGAGTAGTCAGCAAAATGGGCATGTTTTGAGAGTAGTTGTTTTTGTTCATGGGTTTCAG GGAAATCATTTGGATCTACGGCTTGTTCGTAACCAATGGCTTTTAATAGACCCTGAGATACAGTTTCTAATGTCAGAGGCAAATGAAGAGAAAACATCTGGCGACTTCAGAGAAATGGGTTTTCGGCTTGCTCAGGAAGTGATCTCTTTCCTAAAAAGGAAAATGGATAAAGCTTCAAGAAGAAGAAACTTGCGAGATATCAAGCTCAGCTTCGTTGGTCATTCTATCGGTAATCTCATTGTCAGGGCAGCCTTAGCAG AAAGCATGATGGAGCCATATCTTAGATACTTGTATACCTACGTGTCGATATCGGGTCCACACTTGGGTTATATGTACAGTTCGAATTCTCTATTCAATTCAGGGCTTTGGCTATTGAAGAAGTTCAAGGGCACTCAATGCATCCATCAACTGACCTTTACGGATGATCCTGATCTTGAGAATACTTTCATCTATAATCTTTCCAAG GAGAAGACGCTCGAAAATTTTCGGAATGTGTTTCTTTTATCCTCGCCTCAG GATGGTTATGTTCCATATCATTCTGCTAGAATAGAATTGTGTCCAGCAGCTTCTTCGGATTTCTCTAAAAGAGGGAAAATCTTCCTACAGATGCTAAATAATTGCTTAGACCAAATCCGAACTTCCTCTGATCATCGCATAATCATGCGCTGCGACGTCAACTTCAACGCTTCTTCCTACGGCAGGAACTTAAACACACTTATTGGACGAGCAGCTCATATAGAGTTCTTGGAGTCTGACATTTTCGCAAAGTTCATAATGTGGTCTTTCCCAGAGATGTTTAGATAA
- the LOC25493323 gene encoding protein FAM135B isoform X1, translating into MFRRFRWFVGLNQKNLSTKRLVNADQPGPTRPNHLPNLDAVHEVAIYIHRFHNLDLFEQGWYKIKVTMRLEVGEDSYPGIPARVVQYEAAAPEVGSDNLCRVWMIDDTDNSFSTPPFQIRYARQDVFLSIMISFYLAFGDYEGESTAVILKFELMHAPMTATGSDLQGSLDACSASVHEYKIPPKALLGLHSYCPIHFDAFHAVMVDTSVHISLLKASYHTIRQKVPSDCRDSEGNYAEDYVGSNKVMLIKALMAAHDILLEDLRRISTGIDQAIDLTEITFESDDTKWFDLTPAARVQSIDGEQSLQLPDREEDATHNINYLTEESVQPFSWDDHLLNSFQSLANQLLYLWNVFLKFHRENKTKILEFLRKSWAIDRRTEWSIWMVYSKVAMPHQYMHNKVEGTSLHHSLHRSSLNTRRLIDDPIQTAIMRAELHRRGISQMRINNRALQDMYIFGDPLLVPIIIVERVTNVYRSASLNSNFISVENDARHVLSNGSRSTNKFCGSSQQNGHVLRVVVFVHGFQGNHLDLRLVRNQWLLIDPEIQFLMSEANEEKTSGDFREMGFRLAQEVISFLKRKMDKASRRRNLRDIKLSFVGHSIGNLIVRAALAESMMEPYLRYLYTYVSISGPHLGYMYSSNSLFNSGLWLLKKFKGTQCIHQLTFTDDPDLENTFIYNLSKEKTLENFRNVFLLSSPQDGYVPYHSARIELCPAASSDFSKRGKIFLQMLNNCLDQIRTSSDHRIIMRCDVNFNASSYGRNLNTLIGRAAHIEFLESDIFAKFIMWSFPEMFR; encoded by the exons ATGTTTCGGAGATTTAGATGGTTTGTTGGTTTGAATCAAAAGAATTTGTCAACTAAAAGGTTGGTCAATGCTGATCAACCTGGCCCAACAAGGCCAAATCACTTGCCTAATCTTGATGCTGTTCATGAAGTTGCAATTTATATTCATAGATTTCATAATCTTGATCTTTTTGAACAAGG ATGGTACAAAATTAAGGTTACTATGAGATTGGAGGTTGGTGAAGATTCTTATCCCGGGATTCCGGCGAGGGTTGTTCAGTATGAAG CTGCAGCTCCTGAAGTAGGTTCTGACAATTTATGTAGAGTTTGGATGATCGATGACACGGACAACAGTTTTTCAACACCGCCATTCCAGATTAGATATGCAAGGCAGGATGTATTTCTTTCTATCATGATCTCATTCTACCTAGCTTTTGGTGATTATGAG GGAGAATCAACTGCTGTTATCTTGAAGTTTGAACTGATGCATGCTCCTATGACTGCTACTGG GTCTGATTTACAAGGTTCCCTGGATGCATGTTCTGCTTCTGTTCATGAATATAAAATCCCCCCTAAAGCTCTTCTGGGATTACATTCATATTGTCCTATCCACTTTGATGCTTTCCATGCTGTCATGGTTGATACAAGTGTTCACATTAGTTTACTAAAAGCTAGTTATCACACAATTCGACAGAAGGTACCAAG TGACTGTAGGGATTCAGAAGGCAATTACGCTGAAGATTATGTTGGGTCAAACAAG GTGATGCTCATCAAAGCATTGATGGCCGCACATGATATCCTGCTTGAAGATCTTAGAAGAATAAGTACAGGCATTGACCAAGCTATTGATTTGACTGAAATCACGTTTGAATCAGATGATACAAAATGGTTTGATTTGACTCCAGCAGCACGTGTCCAAAGTATTGATGGTGAACAATCACTTCAGCTGCCTGATAGGGAAGAA GATGCTACTCATAATATCAATTATCTAACCGAGGAATCAGTTCAACCTTTTTCTTGGGATGATCATCTGTTAAACTCTTTTCAGTCTCTAGCGAATCAGCTCTTATATCTCTGGAATGTATTTCTGAAATTCCACAG ggaaaacaaaacaaaaatacttgAATTTCTGCGCAAATCCTGGGCTATAGATCGGAGAACTGAATGGTCAATATGGATGGTGTACTCAAAGGTTGCGATGCCTCATCAATATATGCACAACAAAGTTGAGGGGACATCATTGCACCATAGCTTACACAGAAGTTCGTTAAATACAAGGAGGCTGATCGATGAT CCTATTCAAACTGCAATAATGCGTGCAGAACTTCATAGGCGAGGTATATCACAAATGAGG ATCAACAACCGGGCGCTTCAAgacatgtatatatttggaGATCCTTTGCTTGTTCCTATTATTATTGTAGAACGCGTGACAAACGTGTACCGTTCTGCCAGTTTGAATTCAAACTTCATTTCTGTGGAGAATGATGCAAGGCATGTCCTAAGCAATGGTTCCAGGTCCACAAACAAGTTTTGTGGGAGTAGTCAGCAAAATGGGCATGTTTTGAGAGTAGTTGTTTTTGTTCATGGGTTTCAG GGAAATCATTTGGATCTACGGCTTGTTCGTAACCAATGGCTTTTAATAGACCCTGAGATACAGTTTCTAATGTCAGAGGCAAATGAAGAGAAAACATCTGGCGACTTCAGAGAAATGGGTTTTCGGCTTGCTCAGGAAGTGATCTCTTTCCTAAAAAGGAAAATGGATAAAGCTTCAAGAAGAAGAAACTTGCGAGATATCAAGCTCAGCTTCGTTGGTCATTCTATCGGTAATCTCATTGTCAGGGCAGCCTTAGCAG AAAGCATGATGGAGCCATATCTTAGATACTTGTATACCTACGTGTCGATATCGGGTCCACACTTGGGTTATATGTACAGTTCGAATTCTCTATTCAATTCAGGGCTTTGGCTATTGAAGAAGTTCAAGGGCACTCAATGCATCCATCAACTGACCTTTACGGATGATCCTGATCTTGAGAATACTTTCATCTATAATCTTTCCAAG GAGAAGACGCTCGAAAATTTTCGGAATGTGTTTCTTTTATCCTCGCCTCAG GATGGTTATGTTCCATATCATTCTGCTAGAATAGAATTGTGTCCAGCAGCTTCTTCGGATTTCTCTAAAAGAGGGAAAATCTTCCTACAGATGCTAAATAATTGCTTAGACCAAATCCGAACTTCCTCTGATCATCGCATAATCATGCGCTGCGACGTCAACTTCAACGCTTCTTCCTACGGCAGGAACTTAAACACACTTATTGGACGAGCAGCTCATATAGAGTTCTTGGAGTCTGACATTTTCGCAAAGTTCATAATGTGGTCTTTCCCAGAGATGTTTAGATAA
- the LOC25493323 gene encoding protein FAM135B isoform X2, translating into MFRRFRWFVGLNQKNLSTKRLVNADQPGPTRPNHLPNLDAVHEVAIYIHRFHNLDLFEQGWYKIKVTMRLEVGEDSYPGIPARVVQYEAPEVGSDNLCRVWMIDDTDNSFSTPPFQIRYARQDVFLSIMISFYLAFGDYEGESTAVILKFELMHAPMTATGSDLQGSLDACSASVHEYKIPPKALLGLHSYCPIHFDAFHAVMVDTSVHISLLKASYHTIRQKVPSDCRDSEGNYAEDYVGSNKVMLIKALMAAHDILLEDLRRISTGIDQAIDLTEITFESDDTKWFDLTPAARVQSIDGEQSLQLPDREEDATHNINYLTEESVQPFSWDDHLLNSFQSLANQLLYLWNVFLKFHRENKTKILEFLRKSWAIDRRTEWSIWMVYSKVAMPHQYMHNKVEGTSLHHSLHRSSLNTRRLIDDPIQTAIMRAELHRRGISQMRINNRALQDMYIFGDPLLVPIIIVERVTNVYRSASLNSNFISVENDARHVLSNGSRSTNKFCGSSQQNGHVLRVVVFVHGFQGNHLDLRLVRNQWLLIDPEIQFLMSEANEEKTSGDFREMGFRLAQEVISFLKRKMDKASRRRNLRDIKLSFVGHSIGNLIVRAALAESMMEPYLRYLYTYVSISGPHLGYMYSSNSLFNSGLWLLKKFKGTQCIHQLTFTDDPDLENTFIYNLSKEKTLENFRNVFLLSSPQDGYVPYHSARIELCPAASSDFSKRGKIFLQMLNNCLDQIRTSSDHRIIMRCDVNFNASSYGRNLNTLIGRAAHIEFLESDIFAKFIMWSFPEMFR; encoded by the exons ATGTTTCGGAGATTTAGATGGTTTGTTGGTTTGAATCAAAAGAATTTGTCAACTAAAAGGTTGGTCAATGCTGATCAACCTGGCCCAACAAGGCCAAATCACTTGCCTAATCTTGATGCTGTTCATGAAGTTGCAATTTATATTCATAGATTTCATAATCTTGATCTTTTTGAACAAGG ATGGTACAAAATTAAGGTTACTATGAGATTGGAGGTTGGTGAAGATTCTTATCCCGGGATTCCGGCGAGGGTTGTTCAGTATGAAG CTCCTGAAGTAGGTTCTGACAATTTATGTAGAGTTTGGATGATCGATGACACGGACAACAGTTTTTCAACACCGCCATTCCAGATTAGATATGCAAGGCAGGATGTATTTCTTTCTATCATGATCTCATTCTACCTAGCTTTTGGTGATTATGAG GGAGAATCAACTGCTGTTATCTTGAAGTTTGAACTGATGCATGCTCCTATGACTGCTACTGG GTCTGATTTACAAGGTTCCCTGGATGCATGTTCTGCTTCTGTTCATGAATATAAAATCCCCCCTAAAGCTCTTCTGGGATTACATTCATATTGTCCTATCCACTTTGATGCTTTCCATGCTGTCATGGTTGATACAAGTGTTCACATTAGTTTACTAAAAGCTAGTTATCACACAATTCGACAGAAGGTACCAAG TGACTGTAGGGATTCAGAAGGCAATTACGCTGAAGATTATGTTGGGTCAAACAAG GTGATGCTCATCAAAGCATTGATGGCCGCACATGATATCCTGCTTGAAGATCTTAGAAGAATAAGTACAGGCATTGACCAAGCTATTGATTTGACTGAAATCACGTTTGAATCAGATGATACAAAATGGTTTGATTTGACTCCAGCAGCACGTGTCCAAAGTATTGATGGTGAACAATCACTTCAGCTGCCTGATAGGGAAGAA GATGCTACTCATAATATCAATTATCTAACCGAGGAATCAGTTCAACCTTTTTCTTGGGATGATCATCTGTTAAACTCTTTTCAGTCTCTAGCGAATCAGCTCTTATATCTCTGGAATGTATTTCTGAAATTCCACAG ggaaaacaaaacaaaaatacttgAATTTCTGCGCAAATCCTGGGCTATAGATCGGAGAACTGAATGGTCAATATGGATGGTGTACTCAAAGGTTGCGATGCCTCATCAATATATGCACAACAAAGTTGAGGGGACATCATTGCACCATAGCTTACACAGAAGTTCGTTAAATACAAGGAGGCTGATCGATGAT CCTATTCAAACTGCAATAATGCGTGCAGAACTTCATAGGCGAGGTATATCACAAATGAGG ATCAACAACCGGGCGCTTCAAgacatgtatatatttggaGATCCTTTGCTTGTTCCTATTATTATTGTAGAACGCGTGACAAACGTGTACCGTTCTGCCAGTTTGAATTCAAACTTCATTTCTGTGGAGAATGATGCAAGGCATGTCCTAAGCAATGGTTCCAGGTCCACAAACAAGTTTTGTGGGAGTAGTCAGCAAAATGGGCATGTTTTGAGAGTAGTTGTTTTTGTTCATGGGTTTCAG GGAAATCATTTGGATCTACGGCTTGTTCGTAACCAATGGCTTTTAATAGACCCTGAGATACAGTTTCTAATGTCAGAGGCAAATGAAGAGAAAACATCTGGCGACTTCAGAGAAATGGGTTTTCGGCTTGCTCAGGAAGTGATCTCTTTCCTAAAAAGGAAAATGGATAAAGCTTCAAGAAGAAGAAACTTGCGAGATATCAAGCTCAGCTTCGTTGGTCATTCTATCGGTAATCTCATTGTCAGGGCAGCCTTAGCAG AAAGCATGATGGAGCCATATCTTAGATACTTGTATACCTACGTGTCGATATCGGGTCCACACTTGGGTTATATGTACAGTTCGAATTCTCTATTCAATTCAGGGCTTTGGCTATTGAAGAAGTTCAAGGGCACTCAATGCATCCATCAACTGACCTTTACGGATGATCCTGATCTTGAGAATACTTTCATCTATAATCTTTCCAAG GAGAAGACGCTCGAAAATTTTCGGAATGTGTTTCTTTTATCCTCGCCTCAG GATGGTTATGTTCCATATCATTCTGCTAGAATAGAATTGTGTCCAGCAGCTTCTTCGGATTTCTCTAAAAGAGGGAAAATCTTCCTACAGATGCTAAATAATTGCTTAGACCAAATCCGAACTTCCTCTGATCATCGCATAATCATGCGCTGCGACGTCAACTTCAACGCTTCTTCCTACGGCAGGAACTTAAACACACTTATTGGACGAGCAGCTCATATAGAGTTCTTGGAGTCTGACATTTTCGCAAAGTTCATAATGTGGTCTTTCCCAGAGATGTTTAGATAA
- the LOC25493323 gene encoding uncharacterized protein isoform X4 → MIDDTDNSFSTPPFQIRYARQDVFLSIMISFYLAFGDYEGESTAVILKFELMHAPMTATGSDLQGSLDACSASVHEYKIPPKALLGLHSYCPIHFDAFHAVMVDTSVHISLLKASYHTIRQKVPSDCRDSEGNYAEDYVGSNKVMLIKALMAAHDILLEDLRRISTGIDQAIDLTEITFESDDTKWFDLTPAARVQSIDGEQSLQLPDREEDATHNINYLTEESVQPFSWDDHLLNSFQSLANQLLYLWNVFLKFHRENKTKILEFLRKSWAIDRRTEWSIWMVYSKVAMPHQYMHNKVEGTSLHHSLHRSSLNTRRLIDDPIQTAIMRAELHRRGISQMRINNRALQDMYIFGDPLLVPIIIVERVTNVYRSASLNSNFISVENDARHVLSNGSRSTNKFCGSSQQNGHVLRVVVFVHGFQGNHLDLRLVRNQWLLIDPEIQFLMSEANEEKTSGDFREMGFRLAQEVISFLKRKMDKASRRRNLRDIKLSFVGHSIGNLIVRAALAESMMEPYLRYLYTYVSISGPHLGYMYSSNSLFNSGLWLLKKFKGTQCIHQLTFTDDPDLENTFIYNLSKEKTLENFRNVFLLSSPQDGYVPYHSARIELCPAASSDFSKRGKIFLQMLNNCLDQIRTSSDHRIIMRCDVNFNASSYGRNLNTLIGRAAHIEFLESDIFAKFIMWSFPEMFR, encoded by the exons ATGATCGATGACACGGACAACAGTTTTTCAACACCGCCATTCCAGATTAGATATGCAAGGCAGGATGTATTTCTTTCTATCATGATCTCATTCTACCTAGCTTTTGGTGATTATGAG GGAGAATCAACTGCTGTTATCTTGAAGTTTGAACTGATGCATGCTCCTATGACTGCTACTGG GTCTGATTTACAAGGTTCCCTGGATGCATGTTCTGCTTCTGTTCATGAATATAAAATCCCCCCTAAAGCTCTTCTGGGATTACATTCATATTGTCCTATCCACTTTGATGCTTTCCATGCTGTCATGGTTGATACAAGTGTTCACATTAGTTTACTAAAAGCTAGTTATCACACAATTCGACAGAAGGTACCAAG TGACTGTAGGGATTCAGAAGGCAATTACGCTGAAGATTATGTTGGGTCAAACAAG GTGATGCTCATCAAAGCATTGATGGCCGCACATGATATCCTGCTTGAAGATCTTAGAAGAATAAGTACAGGCATTGACCAAGCTATTGATTTGACTGAAATCACGTTTGAATCAGATGATACAAAATGGTTTGATTTGACTCCAGCAGCACGTGTCCAAAGTATTGATGGTGAACAATCACTTCAGCTGCCTGATAGGGAAGAA GATGCTACTCATAATATCAATTATCTAACCGAGGAATCAGTTCAACCTTTTTCTTGGGATGATCATCTGTTAAACTCTTTTCAGTCTCTAGCGAATCAGCTCTTATATCTCTGGAATGTATTTCTGAAATTCCACAG ggaaaacaaaacaaaaatacttgAATTTCTGCGCAAATCCTGGGCTATAGATCGGAGAACTGAATGGTCAATATGGATGGTGTACTCAAAGGTTGCGATGCCTCATCAATATATGCACAACAAAGTTGAGGGGACATCATTGCACCATAGCTTACACAGAAGTTCGTTAAATACAAGGAGGCTGATCGATGAT CCTATTCAAACTGCAATAATGCGTGCAGAACTTCATAGGCGAGGTATATCACAAATGAGG ATCAACAACCGGGCGCTTCAAgacatgtatatatttggaGATCCTTTGCTTGTTCCTATTATTATTGTAGAACGCGTGACAAACGTGTACCGTTCTGCCAGTTTGAATTCAAACTTCATTTCTGTGGAGAATGATGCAAGGCATGTCCTAAGCAATGGTTCCAGGTCCACAAACAAGTTTTGTGGGAGTAGTCAGCAAAATGGGCATGTTTTGAGAGTAGTTGTTTTTGTTCATGGGTTTCAG GGAAATCATTTGGATCTACGGCTTGTTCGTAACCAATGGCTTTTAATAGACCCTGAGATACAGTTTCTAATGTCAGAGGCAAATGAAGAGAAAACATCTGGCGACTTCAGAGAAATGGGTTTTCGGCTTGCTCAGGAAGTGATCTCTTTCCTAAAAAGGAAAATGGATAAAGCTTCAAGAAGAAGAAACTTGCGAGATATCAAGCTCAGCTTCGTTGGTCATTCTATCGGTAATCTCATTGTCAGGGCAGCCTTAGCAG AAAGCATGATGGAGCCATATCTTAGATACTTGTATACCTACGTGTCGATATCGGGTCCACACTTGGGTTATATGTACAGTTCGAATTCTCTATTCAATTCAGGGCTTTGGCTATTGAAGAAGTTCAAGGGCACTCAATGCATCCATCAACTGACCTTTACGGATGATCCTGATCTTGAGAATACTTTCATCTATAATCTTTCCAAG GAGAAGACGCTCGAAAATTTTCGGAATGTGTTTCTTTTATCCTCGCCTCAG GATGGTTATGTTCCATATCATTCTGCTAGAATAGAATTGTGTCCAGCAGCTTCTTCGGATTTCTCTAAAAGAGGGAAAATCTTCCTACAGATGCTAAATAATTGCTTAGACCAAATCCGAACTTCCTCTGATCATCGCATAATCATGCGCTGCGACGTCAACTTCAACGCTTCTTCCTACGGCAGGAACTTAAACACACTTATTGGACGAGCAGCTCATATAGAGTTCTTGGAGTCTGACATTTTCGCAAAGTTCATAATGTGGTCTTTCCCAGAGATGTTTAGATAA